aactctttttgtgtgtgtgtgtgtgtgtgtgtgtgtgtgtgtgttctcacggCCTCAGCGAGGAAAGTAAACCCGCAGAAGAGGAAATGAAGagtgaaaaagaggaagaggattcAGAGGGAGACATGGAATCCAGCGCCTCAAGACCGGAGCGCGGGTCACTTGCTCGTCGGTCGGCCGagccagcagccccccctctcACCAAAGCCCAGCTGAGAGAACTGAGGCGGGTGAAGAAACTTGACCACAGCTGGCTCACAGGCCTCCTGCGCTCTTGAACATGAGCGCGTAAGAAGACATTCACACAGATACAGGGCCTAAAAGTTTTTACCACCTTaatggtttttttttagtttgtttcttaGTAGTTTGATTTTCACACAAATCATCAGAGTGGATTTCttgcaaagaacaaaacaatgtcaacatttaaacaaaTCTTTTGGCAATTGCACCACAGAAAATATTTGAGTGCTTCTTCTGGCAGCAATTAGTCATGAGTGGACGTTTTATATCGGGTTTCTCATTCAAACAACTAAAACCTCTCCCCGCTTTCTGAGCGGAGAAGGTTGGACGGCGATCTGGTGTAAACTGGCAGGTCTCTCCACATACTTGAGACTACATTGATGTCAGTTAGTTGATGACGCCTCtccaggacattttttttaaaaatttttttATGTAATAACATTtcatgtgaaaataaatatttttcccCATTCAGCAAATTTGTCTTTCAGACTGCAGGTTTTCTGTGTATCTAGCTGCCGTTGTGGGGGGCAAACACCAACATGACACTTCACAGACCTCCACGATACACGAGCTGTCAGACTTCTGCATTCATCAGCAGTTTGGACTCTTTTGTGAACCTGACTCCCTTTAGGACGCCAGCTGTATAGATCGCTTCACCGCGTTAGGCCCTTCAGTTAAATGGCTGCCTGTGACTTGCATATTTCATTTTCCTCCCCAGTTGCTGGAATACgttcaaaagacattttcatttaagcCTCGCGTGGTTTTAATTATGTGAGGACCTCATGTTTTAGTACAGTGTTCATGCCATATTAAACTTTTTGTTGAACTCCGAGGAAGAACATTCTCTGGCTGGCAATCCGTTTTCCTCAAGAAGTGCCGTTTGACAATATATTATATCAAGGGGCTTTATTTTGATGCTTCTATTCAACGTTTCACTTCATACGACTGTGTAGACGGTGGTtactttctactttttttttcatgcacatGAAACACCTGTTACACACATAAAAGAAACCATGTACAAAAGAGAAGACCAGATCCACTAGCATTCAATGTTTGAACCAGAAAGAGTgaaagggtgaggggggggaagtCTTCAATAGGCACTGtatgcatacacacatttaATTTTCCTTTTATAAATTGAATAAACCAGCCTTTCCTAAAACTTGCCTTGATGTTTCCTTGTACTTTTCcttatttatttcacaatacTGGTTGAGGTCTTAAATCttgtgacctttttaaaagtCACATTATTGCTGCAGTAAAGTCTGGTGAGAGGCCAGAAGTCCTGAGGAAGAGGTCCGTGTTTCATAAGACGACACATTTTTCATGTCAGCATTTTCCGGTTCCTTCCTCTGCTGTGGTCCGGCTCGGGGGCCTCCCCCTAGAGAGGAATAGTCTTTTGTGCCTTCTCATGATCTGTTATGAGCTTCGGAGGTTAAACAGGGTCATCCTACCCATCCTTATTGGATCCTAAGCTGCTTCTCTGTCACGTGTGTGAACTGGGATTGTAAAGCAGAACAAAAACACGTTCATTGACCTCTGATTACTTGTGCTGAATTTACTTTGGCTGGAACAAAAAAGGGATGTAGTTTACGTCTTTGAACTCTGACCGGAGTCTTTGTCCACCAACTATGCAtttgcccttgagcaaggcacaaCATTGAGCCTTAGGCTTCCCTGTATAGAAATGCACATACTGTAGTTTATATTCAAACAAACACTTGCTGGTGTCCATGAATGTAGCCTTGAGTTATGAGCTCCAAGCAGAGGTGAGGAGTGTTCACACAAAGGTCCGGTAAGTTCACTTTAAAGGccaaaatatctttatttttttaaaactttgcaGTCTTTTTCAGTTCAGCACATACTGACACCAACTCACTCCCTCTAAAACCTTCATTCTAACCTGTAAACTGAGCTTAGCATAAAGAGTAGAAACACTGCTTGACCCAAATGTAAAAGGAAAACCGTTGTCTATCATAAAGGAGCCACAATGTACAGAATAAAGTATGTTAAGTGCGGGTGACACCCAACTTTCCGTCAGTAGTGGTGCCGGTTAAATATTGTTATGTCACCTTTGACATAACGGTTAAAGGCTGAACACGGGGTGTTGAAAGCAAATCCTGATCCTGCATGTTTTGTTTCTTGATAAAACTGCTTCTCTAGAAGTGCTCATCATTTTAGACGGTATAAGAGATCCTACACAATAGAGGAAGATAGATTTCCCTGTGTGCTCATATCATATGTGGACGTTGTGTCACTGCAGGGAGCTGCTACGTGCCTCTCACACAGGCCCGTCAAGTTGTTTCTGCACAAAACTGTTAAATGACTTCTGTTGTCattgaaacaaaagaaacatgaaCGACAAGTTCATACTTAAACATGCTGCAGATTATGttcttaaaaaaacatgtttgctgttacttaaaccttttaaaattggtactttattttacttcattATCATAAATAATTGCTTCTGATGGCATAtcagcaaaaaatatataaatgcacggatttaaaatgaaacacaaagtgCCAAATCATGGCACGCCAACATGTCCCAGGCCGtcacacaaaaaacaagtcACCCTTTGTCTTTTCTGCAGGCATGCAGGTCCAGATGATCCAGCTCAGCTCAAAGTCAGCGAGTTTAACACTGCCTGCCTAAAAGAAAGGGATTCTGGGGAGGAAATTAGCAGCCAACTGCTGTGGTATGTGacctcacacagcagcagcccgAGACCGtgcaaataacacacacactctctctgacacacactgcGTTATAGAGGAAGGCCattataaatgttttctttatttaaaagacATCATGCAATACAAGGAGTACTGTTTCAGTGGAGTGCAATCATTGAAGGTAAATAATTTCTTTTATGATTTAATGCTTTTGTCAATTGAATTACAATGACACCAataactttatatatatatacacacacacacacacacagagaaatagATTAAAGCAGTATGATACAGACATTAAATGAAGTAATTGCTTTATATACAAACTTccaaaatctttaaaaagatATGGCAATTTAACACAATCTTAACCTTATGTGTATAAAAACATGTAGAAAAGTTTAAAATGGTCAGCATTTCCAGACCAACAGCacgaaaacaacacacacaaaatgtctatatattttttctatttttgcattttctaaTTTTGCATTTAACCTGCCTGACCGCTGTTATTTACATTACAAATATAGAGTTATGGCAATGTAAGGTTTTCCTGAACCAGCAGACCGAGCACCGTAAGAGCTGGTTTTGTTCCCGTGCCCCGGCTGAGCTTGAGGTTGCACTAATCCCGGCTGGAACATGGAAACTGAGCTCCACTGCCGGCGGGTCGGCACCTCACGCCACACCTGCAGATATCCTGACTCAGCATGTGCAGCTGAAAAGTGGCCTTCTGTTCTCCTCCATCTGGTGTGGCTTCCTCCGTTTCCAAACCAAACACCACCGCCCGCCCCGGCCTCACCAAAACCATGGCTAGACTTTTGATGGGCAGGGCGCCGCTTATAACCAACCTGATGTATCCGCACGTGTGCGTTTAACAGCTGTCGAGGCTGATTCACAATAAAGGCGACAGAAACGTAAAGAAGgccagaggcagagagggactAGTTACAGCTACGTCAGTTACTTTAGTAGTTTTGGATGAAAAAGTTACTTACTAGCTAATTTCAGAATGTTCCCCATCACTTTTAATTAAAGCTACTTTGCAAATGTCCCAGATTTCTACTCCACCTGTCTCTGGAAACACTTCAACTTACGAAATTAATtcacaggggaaaaaaagcatgcTAAAAAAGCCACAACCTTCTTTGAGATGCTACTGATACACATGTTCTACAAACGTAAAGCCAAAGGCTTCAGTAAAATGTGTCCACTTCCTTTGAGGCAATAACAACTAGAACTGAGATCCAGACGCCGTTGGCGGTCGAGAGCCGGCCGGGCTGGTTCACTTTTTCCTCGAGTGTTTTGCTACGGGCCTTTTTTAAGCACGATCCCAACAAAGTGTCCGAACAGACTGACAATAAGTGATTGAAAAAACAAAGGATTGCGCAGGGATTAGTGGGAGAGCCAGGACTTGCTTGTGCAAAAGTATTGATCAAATGCCTGATCACGTGTGAGGTGTAAGACCGACGTCAATCACTTAAAGTGCCAGTGTAACAATAATGATtgtgaaagagaaggaaaaaaaaaaacataaaatcaaaatcaaacaaaattaCACAATGACGTAAACTAATTGAAGTACAATCGCAGAGTGGGTAAGACATATCCAGGTATACTATTGTAAACTGTACTgtatatgaaaaatatatatttggaaTGCTGACGGATATCTGGTTTCCCCTTACTTCCTTTATGCCACATATGGACTTTGGTAACTGAGAGATATTGAAAAGGCTGCATAGGATTTTAGGATAGGACAGTTTTGTGTTTGGTTAAAtaaatgcgccccccccccccctcacctggaaGAAGACATCCACAACCAGCTCATCCTACTCGTAAGCTTTTCCTGTCAGAGAACAGCTGCTGGACACAACTACAGCACCAATGACGTCGCTGACAGGCGAGCGTCAGGACAGGGCTCATCCTGTCCTTCGGGTCCTGGGACAGTCAGTGTTACTCCGAGCGTCTGTGTCTCGTCCCTGCAGAACTTCTCCCTCATTCCCCTTTAGTTGAGCTGAAGCACCACTACCGAAAGCTTTAAACTCTACAGCAAGATGGTGTGTTTAGGAGGGGGGAGTCTTTTGACGGCGCCTTATTCCCTGAGTTTGTTAACAGGACCCACGTGGGGGTCAGAAGCCTCTGTTTGACAGTACGCGTGTTGTGTCTAAACAGATCTAATCCCAGActtcagagaaaaagaaaagtcagaagAGCCGGCCTGGTCTACAGTTTCACTGTGGATTAGTTGTCCACCGCGCTAAGCTTTCTACTAGTGATTAATGCTGTATTCACGGCTGCAGTATGCATAGCATGTTAGCTTGCCCTTTCGTGGTTTACGTTAGCAGTAGCATTCTGCCAGCTACAAGCAAAGATGTTAGTAAGATGCAGGGGTCGGGTATGGCTTGAGAACTATGTACCGGGGACGGATTCTCTTGGATGGGGTTTAGACGGTGGTGGGAAGTGAGAGGGCGTCTACCGTCTCCACCTTCTGCTCCTGCGAGCAGCACAGGAAGAGGCGACTGCCCAGGCTCTTGAAGGCGAATCCAAAGTACATCATGTGGCCCATGGCCACGAAAGACAcggagatgatgaccagcaggcCGAAGGCCTCGGGGTTCGGGGCCAGAATCACCATGATGAAGTGCAGCAGGTCCAAGAGGTAATTCATGGAGTTCTGGACGCCGTTGATCACACCTCGCTCCGACTCGATCACATTCTCCTGGATGAGCTGGGTGACTGTCAGGTCAAAGGACCACAGGCCTGCAACACAGAGATCAACAGTCTGTCCTGATTCTACTTTTACAGCCACATCATAACCGCTTCGGAGAACGACGGCGGCTGTTGCAGGAATTGTCAAGCTATGTTATTGGAACCAAAGGTTGCGAATATTGCTCTGGTGTCCGTGGCTCAGCTGTAGAGGTCTTACGTGCGCAACCCGTGGACCCGTTTGAGTCCCTTGTAAGGAGTCATATGTTCGGAAACGGCCTTTTGCAATCTCATGAGCGGAAGCGAACACTGTAATTACCTTTTAAATAAGACAATAAAAGTCCGGTGGTAAAGTATAATAATTGGAGCGTCTACTCTGTCAAATACAACATTGTGGTATTTAGGTAGctgacacacacaagaaaactaAAATCAAGGGGCAATATTACACTCACCAACTCTAGCAGCAATTACGCCAGCAAACAGCAGACTAACAGACATGTAGGACTGCAGGGGCGGCACCTCGTCAGCCGGCGCGGCGGTGGTGGCGTTCAGCCCGGCGAGGACGTGCTCGGCCTCGGGCAGCATCTTCTCTCCGATCAGGTGCGTGTAGATGTCCTGGAAGGGCGAGACGCTGAGGTCGAAGGGGCTCCCGGGAGCGAAGACGGAGACCACGCACAGCACGAGGCAGCACAGCTGGGCCGTGCCCGAGATGAAGCCCGTGCGGATCAGGCCGCACTTCTTGCGAACCCAGGTGAAGGCGACGGTGCCGCAGATGCCCGCCACCGCCGAGGCCCCCATCAGAAGGCTGAGCACGGAGCCGTTGAGGCCCTGCGTGTAGGCGTAGCCCGTGGTGATGCAGTCGAAGCCCAGCACCGTCATGTAGAGGAAGGCCAGGGACATCCCGGCGAAGAAAATGTTCTGGTTGTAGTAGGCCACCCAGCCGGCCTTCAAGGTGCGCAGCGGTTCGGACATCTGGTAGCAGCAGCCCTGCTGCTTGGGGGAGTCGGGTTTGGCCGCGACGGAGGTGTCGTTCATCAGCGGCAGGAAGGAGTCCTCGGGACTCTGGCCGCTCTCCGAGTCTGACAGAGGGAAGGGACACGGGAGAGATTTGGGATTCATTTAGTCAGAACAACACAAGCAAAAAGCTTTCCAAACTGGAATCCACGACTTGGATTGGTTACGCATCTCGCAGCTACCTTTGGACGGGCTGAGCTGTTTCATCTcctgttgctgctctttctggcCGGCTTTGGAGGCCAACGCCGGCGTCTTCTGGTAAACCTTCCACAGCAGCGCGTACTCCAGACACATGGAGCACAGGTTCCAGCCTGAGATGAAGCCGCAGCCGATGAAATGGGAGCCGAAGGACATTATCTGGCCCACCAGCATGGGAGCCAGGATGTTGGTCAGCTGGTCAATGATACGCACGGTGGCGTTCATGTCTGTTTAATACAAGAGCAGGAAAGGTCAATATCATCAGTTACTATGCAACCGGTTAAAACGGCTGGATTTCATATTCATATCACACACGGTTTTACTGAACTGATGGAACGAGCACAGCAGAGAGATAAAAAGGTCATCAAATGCATGAGTGTTCCCACCATGTGAGCGAATCTTTGAAACAGATAATAACATAAGAGGCAACATTGAGAGTGAGTCAGCATGCGGGGGTCAAAGTCTGCCACACGGAGGAGCCCTGATAACAGGTCAGATGAGGCCGGCGTTGGGTGATAACC
The window above is part of the Gasterosteus aculeatus chromosome 16, fGasAcu3.hap1.1, whole genome shotgun sequence genome. Proteins encoded here:
- the slc40a1 gene encoding solute carrier family 40 member 1 yields the protein MDNSAPKKTCSESVRDFFTSAKFLIYMGHALSTWGDRMWNFAVAVFLVELYGNSLLLTAVYGLVVAGSVLLLGAIIGDWVDKNPRLKVAQTSLLVQNSCVIVCGILLMVVFNFKEQLAELYNGWVLTTCYILVITIANIANLASTATSITIQRDWVVVVAGQDSSKLADMNATVRIIDQLTNILAPMLVGQIMSFGSHFIGCGFISGWNLCSMCLEYALLWKVYQKTPALASKAGQKEQQQEMKQLSPSKDSESGQSPEDSFLPLMNDTSVAAKPDSPKQQGCCYQMSEPLRTLKAGWVAYYNQNIFFAGMSLAFLYMTVLGFDCITTGYAYTQGLNGSVLSLLMGASAVAGICGTVAFTWVRKKCGLIRTGFISGTAQLCCLVLCVVSVFAPGSPFDLSVSPFQDIYTHLIGEKMLPEAEHVLAGLNATTAAPADEVPPLQSYMSVSLLFAGVIAARVGLWSFDLTVTQLIQENVIESERGVINGVQNSMNYLLDLLHFIMVILAPNPEAFGLLVIISVSFVAMGHMMYFGFAFKSLGSRLFLCCSQEQKVETVDALSLPTTV